The Mucilaginibacter mallensis genome has a segment encoding these proteins:
- a CDS encoding RMD1 family protein, translating to MLQQVLSYQVADGIDIKMLKSVFKSELYFSDTDELFYITGDGQYIYVFKYGVVCFLNYDAVKISEFLRLISPYCKNKFEQSLEEEFKILTNAGRNKIGFNSIEIIGHDIEVLRLIMLNVSQSVALDYYHEQTTKLMEETNYHTQILETNGRLNISGTSLKKYIGRTLLLKNRIAENLYIFDSPPETWEDENLNKIHNDLKRTFDLKERFRNIQEGLNIIKDNYELFRDLLQYRNSYRLELIVIILILMEVLNIFAQKLF from the coding sequence ATGTTACAACAAGTTTTATCATATCAGGTGGCTGATGGCATTGACATAAAAATGCTGAAGTCTGTTTTTAAGTCGGAATTATATTTTAGCGATACGGATGAGTTGTTTTATATTACCGGCGACGGGCAATATATCTACGTGTTTAAATATGGCGTAGTTTGCTTTTTAAATTATGATGCGGTTAAGATCTCAGAGTTTTTAAGGCTGATATCGCCCTATTGCAAAAATAAATTTGAGCAGAGTTTGGAAGAGGAATTTAAGATATTGACAAATGCCGGAAGAAATAAGATAGGTTTTAACTCAATTGAGATCATCGGGCATGATATTGAAGTGTTGCGTTTAATTATGCTGAATGTTTCACAATCCGTAGCACTTGATTATTACCATGAGCAAACCACCAAACTCATGGAAGAAACAAACTATCATACCCAGATATTGGAAACAAACGGTCGCTTAAATATATCGGGCACCAGTCTCAAAAAATACATCGGCCGAACACTTTTGTTAAAAAACCGTATCGCCGAAAACCTTTATATATTCGATTCACCTCCCGAAACCTGGGAGGATGAGAACCTTAATAAAATCCACAACGATCTGAAACGCACCTTCGACCTTAAAGAAAGGTTCAGGAACATTCAGGAGGGATTAAATATTATAAAAGATAACTACGAACTTTTCAGGGATCTGCTACAATACAGGAATAGTTACCGGCTTGAGCTGATCGTTATCATCCTGATTTTGATGGAGGTGCTCAATATTTTCGCACAGAAACTATTTTAA
- the purU gene encoding formyltetrahydrofolate deformylase produces MIIVIQCKDQVGLVASISAILAKHQLNIISMREHVDKVENMFFMRLNIDDGKDELLLENYIKEVLPPDAIVSINPKPSKKVVVMVSKEYHCLADILIRNYFGTFGATVQCVIGNHAILQGICERFDMPYYTVSHENISKPEFEEKVAAIIDQYNPDYIVLAKFMRILSPAIVAKFSMRIINIHHSFLPAFIGSNPYRQAFERGVKLIGATAHFVSDELDEGPIIAQQIIPVNHSFTAADMVQAGKEIETAVLAKALKLVFEDRVFVYKNKTVVFE; encoded by the coding sequence TAGTTATTCAGTGCAAAGACCAGGTTGGCCTGGTTGCATCCATCTCAGCAATCCTGGCGAAACATCAGCTTAATATTATTTCCATGCGCGAACATGTGGACAAGGTAGAAAACATGTTCTTTATGCGCCTTAATATTGATGATGGGAAGGATGAACTATTGCTTGAAAACTATATTAAAGAGGTATTGCCGCCAGATGCAATTGTATCCATAAACCCCAAACCCAGCAAAAAGGTAGTGGTTATGGTAAGTAAGGAATACCATTGCCTGGCTGATATATTGATCCGTAATTATTTCGGCACCTTTGGCGCTACCGTGCAATGTGTAATCGGTAACCATGCCATATTACAAGGCATATGCGAGCGTTTTGATATGCCATATTACACCGTTTCGCATGAAAATATCAGCAAACCTGAATTTGAGGAAAAGGTAGCCGCGATAATTGACCAATATAACCCTGATTATATTGTATTGGCGAAATTCATGCGCATACTTTCCCCGGCAATAGTTGCAAAGTTTTCCATGCGCATCATTAATATACATCATTCGTTTTTGCCCGCATTCATCGGTTCAAACCCGTACAGGCAGGCTTTTGAGCGTGGTGTTAAGCTGATAGGGGCAACCGCGCATTTTGTTTCAGATGAACTGGATGAGGGCCCTATCATTGCGCAGCAGATCATCCCGGTAAACCATTCCTTTACCGCTGCAGATATGGTACAGGCCGGTAAAGAAATTGAAACCGCCGTATTAGCCAAAGCGCTAAAGCTTGTGTTTGAAGACCGGGTATTTGTTTACAAAAACAAAACAGTGGTATTTGAATAA